Below is a window of bacterium DNA.
AAAACCAGCAGGGGCAGGGAGGTTGAGCCGTCTGTAGGGGAGGGAACTGATGAAGATCGTCGACATCCAGGAACGAACCGCCTCCATTGCCTCGAGCATCCGGAACGCCTATATAGATTTCAGCAAGATGACGGTCTCGGTGGTGGCCCTGGTCACTGATGTCGTGCGTGACGGCAGACCGGTGGTGGGATACGGTTTTAACTCCAATGGGCGCTATGCCCAGGGCAGCCTGCTCCGGGAGCGGTTCATTCCGCGGGTGCTCGAGGCCGATCCCGCGACCTACGTTTCCGAATCCCAGGGCAACCTCGATCCTTTCCGGCTGTGGGACCTCATGATGACCAACGAAAAACCCGGAGGCCACGGCGAGCGTTCCGTGGCCGTGGGCGTTATCGACATGGCGATCTGGGACGCGGCGGCCAAGATCGAGGGAAAGCCCCTTTATCGGCTGCTCGCCGAACGGTACAACGAAGGAAGGGCCGACGACCATGTCTTCGTCTACGCCGCTGGGGGGTATTACTATCCCGGCAAGGAAACCGGGGAACTCAGGGACGAGATGAGCCGCTACCTGGATGGTGGATACAGCGTGGTGAAGATGAAGATCGGTGGAGCACCAATGTCGGATGATCTTCGCAGGATTGAAGCGGTCCTGAAAATGGTTTCCGAGGGAGAGCGGCTTGCTGTTGACGCCAACGGACGGTTCAACCTGGAAGCAGCGGTAGAGTATGGCGACGCCCTGACACCGTACGGCCTGCGCTGGTACGAGGAGCCGGGTGACCCTCTGGACTACCAGCTACATGCGGATCTCGCGGAGCAATACAATGGCCCCCTCGCCACCGGTGAGAACCTTTTTTCCATGCAGGACGCTCGGAACCTTCTCCGTCACGCGGGACTCCGCCCCGACCGGGATATCCTCCAGATGGACCCGGTGCTCTCCTACGGGCTCGTGGAGTACCTGAGGATGATCGAGATGATCGAGCAGATGGGTTGGTCACGCCGCCGGTGCATTCCCCACGGGGGGCACCAGTTCGCTCTCAATATCGCGGCTGGCCTTGGGCTGGGCGGCAACGAATCCTACCCCGAGGTGTTCGCGCCCTTCGGGGGTTTTGCGGACGATACGCCGGTGGAGGGGGGAATGGTGGGTCTGCCCGATCTCCCGGGAGTCGGTTTCGAGGCCAAGTCCGACCTGAT
It encodes the following:
- a CDS encoding mandelate racemase/muconate lactonizing enzyme family protein gives rise to the protein MKIVDIQERTASIASSIRNAYIDFSKMTVSVVALVTDVVRDGRPVVGYGFNSNGRYAQGSLLRERFIPRVLEADPATYVSESQGNLDPFRLWDLMMTNEKPGGHGERSVAVGVIDMAIWDAAAKIEGKPLYRLLAERYNEGRADDHVFVYAAGGYYYPGKETGELRDEMSRYLDGGYSVVKMKIGGAPMSDDLRRIEAVLKMVSEGERLAVDANGRFNLEAAVEYGDALTPYGLRWYEEPGDPLDYQLHADLAEQYNGPLATGENLFSMQDARNLLRHAGLRPDRDILQMDPVLSYGLVEYLRMIEMIEQMGWSRRRCIPHGGHQFALNIAAGLGLGGNESYPEVFAPFGGFADDTPVEGGMVGLPDLPGVGFEAKSDLMNLIRNLFDRRFCE